The following are encoded in a window of Flavobacteriales bacterium genomic DNA:
- the serC gene encoding 3-phosphoserine/phosphohydroxythreonine transaminase, protein MSKVHNFSAGPCILPPEVLKGAADAVNQFNTLNLSLIEVSHRGKDFIAVAEKATSLVRELLNVPDGYSIVFVQGGASTQFLMTPYNFLKEGGTAAYTNTGTWAAKAIKEAKLFGDINVVGSSEDKNYNYIPKGYSIPEDVDYFHITSNNTIYGTQVKDFPETNVPVVCDMSSDIFSKVIDVSKFDVIYAGAQKNMGTAGATLAIVKDSFMESSGRVIPSMMNYKLHASKESMYNTPPVFAIYVSMLMLQWMKDVGGVAKIEEMNIAKGKLMYAEIDRNSMFTGVVVEEDRSDMNATFILNDDSKKEEFDAMWNAAGISGIKGHRDVGGYRASMYNALPLESVQALVDVMKEFESKNA, encoded by the coding sequence ATGAGTAAAGTACATAATTTCAGCGCAGGCCCTTGTATCCTTCCACCAGAAGTATTAAAAGGAGCTGCAGATGCCGTTAATCAGTTTAATACCCTTAACCTATCTTTAATAGAAGTATCTCACAGAGGCAAGGACTTTATTGCAGTTGCGGAAAAAGCTACATCTTTAGTTAGAGAACTACTAAACGTTCCAGATGGATACTCTATTGTGTTTGTTCAAGGAGGTGCGAGCACACAATTTTTAATGACACCTTACAATTTCTTAAAAGAAGGTGGAACTGCAGCATATACGAATACAGGTACTTGGGCGGCTAAAGCGATAAAAGAAGCTAAATTATTTGGGGATATCAACGTAGTAGGTTCTTCTGAAGATAAAAACTACAACTACATTCCTAAAGGATACTCAATCCCGGAAGATGTTGATTATTTCCACATCACTTCAAATAACACTATCTACGGAACACAAGTAAAAGACTTTCCTGAAACTAATGTTCCTGTAGTTTGTGATATGTCGTCTGATATTTTCAGTAAGGTAATTGATGTTAGCAAATTTGATGTAATCTATGCTGGTGCTCAAAAAAACATGGGAACTGCCGGTGCTACATTAGCTATCGTAAAAGATAGTTTCATGGAAAGTAGCGGAAGAGTAATTCCTTCTATGATGAACTACAAGCTTCACGCATCTAAGGAATCTATGTACAATACCCCTCCTGTATTTGCAATCTACGTTTCTATGTTAATGTTACAATGGATGAAAGACGTAGGTGGCGTGGCGAAAATTGAAGAAATGAACATCGCAAAAGGGAAGTTAATGTATGCTGAGATCGACAGAAACAGCATGTTTACTGGTGTTGTTGTTGAGGAGGACAGATCTGACATGAATGCAACATTTATATTAAACGATGATTCTAAGAAAGAAGAGTTTGATGCAATGTGGAATGCAGCAGGAATAAGTGGAATTAAAGGACACAGAGATGTTGGTGGCTACAGAGCCTCAATGTACAACGCCCTACCTCTTGAGAGTGTTCAAGCTCTTGTTGATGTAATGAAAGAATTCGAATCTAAAAACGCATAA